In the genome of Amaranthus tricolor cultivar Red isolate AtriRed21 chromosome 15, ASM2621246v1, whole genome shotgun sequence, one region contains:
- the LOC130801468 gene encoding B3 domain-containing transcription factor NGA1-like, with translation MDNYTTSSTSPYKGNSHQYHHQNHQEWMMNNSSSMAGAKVVVVEEGGEEHQAKSVIEKEHMFDKVVTPSDVGKLNRLVIPKQHAEKYFPLDSTVNEKGLLLNFEDRTGKPWRFRYSYWNSSQSYVMTKGWSRFVKEKKLDAGDIVSFQRGIGDIGKDKLFIDWRRRPDHNNNGNSNFHYNPIIGRTTTSSFHYNPNFVLRSHPHHINNSFNPYGQYHQTTPHLSTMSLMNVLPSQSIGSGLGMGMGMSTGFGYGSVVNPYPGGSNTVFFVRSPTLATQHQNVPNSSEGGEGGIRRREGCGDEESMVIESVPVVQGKAAAKRLRLFGVNMDCPISNQSHDIDILSSSLGSSSSSPNYHHRYHDRDHDNHDHHHQHGSISMAPPHLTLHPPSQSSSRSSSSFFNGRNHNNSPDKG, from the coding sequence ATGGATAATTATACTACATCATCTACTTCTCCATACAAAGGTAATAGTCATCaatatcatcatcaaaatcatcaaGAATGGATGATGAATAACTCATCATCCATGGCGGGGGCgaaggtggtggtggtggaagAAGGCGGCGAAGAACATCAAGCAAAATCAGTAATAGAAAAAGAACATATGTTTGATAAAGTAGTAACACCAAGTGATGTGGGAAAATTAAACAGATTAGTCATACCAAAACAACACGCAGAGAAGTATTTTCCATTAGATTCAACAGTTAATGAGAAAGGTTTGCTTTTAAATTTCGAAGATAGAACAGGAAAACCATGGAGATTTAGGTATTCTTATTGGAATAGTAGTCAAAGTTATGTTATGACTAAAGGTTGGAGTCGTTTTGTTAAGGAAAAGAAGCTTGATGCGGGTGATATTGTGTCGTTTCAAAGAGGTATTGGTGATATTGGTAAAGATAAATTGTTCATTGATTGGAGGAGAAGACCcgatcataataataatggtaattcTAATTTTCATTATAATCCTATTATTGGTCGTACTACTACCTCTTCTTTTCATTATAATCCTAATTTTGTGTTGAGATCTCATCCTCatcatattaataatagttttaACCCTTATGGACAATATCATCAAACCACACCTCATTTATCGACTATGAGTTTAATGAACGTGCTTCCATCTCAATCGATTGGTTCGGGTCTGGGTATGGGTATGGGTATGAGTACGGGTTTTGGGTATGGAAGTGTGGTGAACCCGTATCCAGGAGGATCCAACACGGTTTTTTTTGTTAGATCTCCAACACTAGCAACTCAACATCAGAATGTACCAAATTCATCAGAAGGGGGAGAAGGAGGGATAAGAAGAAGAGAAGGGTGTGGGGATGAGGAGAGTATGGTAATCGAATCGGTGCCGGTGGTCCAAGGTAAAGCTGCAGCGAAGAGATTAAGGCTGTTTGGCGTGAATATGGACTGCCCCATATCAAATCAAAGTCATGATATTGACATCTTGTCTTCCTCTTTGGGTTCCTCTTCGTCTTCTCCTAACTACCATCATCGTTATCATGATCGTGATCATGATaatcatgatcatcatcatcaacatggGTCTATTTCAATGGCCCCACCACATCTTACTCTACATCCTCCTTCACAATCAAGCTcaagatcatcatcatccttcTTCAATGGAAGAAATCATAATAATTCTCCGGATAAAG